The Papaver somniferum cultivar HN1 chromosome 3, ASM357369v1, whole genome shotgun sequence genome includes a region encoding these proteins:
- the LOC113355409 gene encoding uncharacterized protein LOC113355409, with protein sequence MTGAAAQVGADEVRLLAEIDKTKLKSIPGTSQSIRGYQKLRQDHDDKWYRTLLWVKGPWAWGWVGNLPRMTSPSRYPDYEPWVFNIKGCGEDAPTRSSGFSTRTVGASPVKKRPRNPVSLEKSEKKIRRTWCTAKSTNVSSVEHDNVDDAVDSPPLENYLEVAEEDETMRIDDYGENVADNASSHGDASASKDRTYSDSDEIVDDFVDPGSLKLVPASDVGSDSVAQVIKVVDISELSFEKFLPSVKESQFAFPQTTSADTSTMYLSLSPPQLPSIYWESCEPINSAGASPENGDRVIMDVRVTTLPSSGFAQEVVNANGIHTIGSTRLPVTGNSTTTVPVYSERVAVVRDVGKGLASSLDFDVSAPDDEILRHVLEQSRPSYIPSREESLIRKRPDTAPSGLIPSLCEEAQQFGLISATGVKEMEAFMDSYSHLLGQFNSYTFARGKDYCFQLYLLYKAKTAKFSALFEQSQSNLELVSGQCVDLQKQLDEVLQNQGGHKDLASQMGTLQKELEDSKKAAAEAELARVAAVQARDVADNALAAATSKSLDLQAKLNTLTNKVDNLEGDLLKQQNLTTLAEGLASANGVRVKQVEEELTRVKEQAQKDAVDAARHVKERDAFLKAYYAEAAQKQINHILDAAGKHLGVKIHCTP encoded by the exons ATGACTGGTGCTGCTGCTCAGGTGGGCGCAGATGAAGTGCGTCTACTTGCCGAGATTGATAAGACCAAGCTCAAATCGATACCTGGTACCTCCCAGTCTATCCGCGGATATCAGAAGCTGCGTCAGGACCATGATGACAAGTGGTACCGTACTCTTCTCTGGGTCAAGGGTCCGTGGGCGTGGGGATGGGTCGGCAACCTTCCTCGTATGACATCTCCAAGCAGGTATCCCGATTATGAACCTTGGGTTTTCAACATCAAAGGCTGTGGCGAG GACGCACCTACGCGATCTTCTGGTTTCTCGACTCGTACTGTGGGTGCCTCTCCAGTGAAGAAGAGGCCGCGCAACCCTGTTTCTCTTGAAAAG TCCGAGAAGAAAATAAGGCGCACATGGTGTACAGCCAAGTCTACTAATGTTTCTTCTGTTGAACATGACAATGTTGATGATGCTGTCGATAGTCCTCCCTTGGAGAATTACTTAGAGGTTGCTGAGGAAGATGAAACTATGAGGATTGATGATTATGGCGAGAATGTTGCTGATAATGCCAGTTCTCATGGCGATGCTAGTGCTTCAAAGGATAGGACGTATTCTGACTCTGATGAGATTGTCGATGATTTTGTTGATCCTGGTTCCCTGAAGTTGGTTCCAGCTTCTGATGTCGGCAGTGATTCTGTGGCTCAGGTTATTAAGGTGGTCGACATCAGTGAACTATCCTTTGAGAAGTTTCTTCCTTCCGTCAAAGAGTCTCAGTTTGCCTTCCCGCAGACTACTTCGGCGGACACATCTACGATGTACTTGTCTCTTTCTCCTCCTCAGTTGCCATCTATTTATTGGGAATCGTGTGAACCAATTAACTCTGCTGGTGCTTCTCCTGAGAATGGTGACCGGGTTATCATGGATGTTAGAGTTACTACTCTGCCATCATCCGGGTTTGCTCAGGAAGTAGTGAATGCCAACGGCATCCATACTATAGGTAGTACGCGTTTACCTGTGACTGGGAACTCTACGACCACCGTACCTGTGTATTCTGAGAGAGTGGCTGTCGTGCGGGACGTAGGCAAAGGCCTTGCGTCCTCCCTGGATTTTGATGTTAGTGCGCCCGATGATGAAATTCTGAGGCACGTGCTCGAGCAGTCTCGTCCTTCTTATATTCCTTCTAGAGAGGAATCTCTGATTCGTAAAAGACCTGATACTGCACCTTCTGGGTTGATACCCAGCCTGTGTGAAGAGGCGCAACAATTTGGTCTTATCTCTGCGACAGGAGTGAAAGAGATGGAGGCCTTTATGGACAGTTATTCTCACTTGCTGGGCCAGTTTAACTCGTACACT TTTGCTCGTGGGAAGGACTATTGCTTCCAACTGTACCTGCTTTATAAAGCAAAAACTGCCAAGTTCTCTGCTCTTTTTGAGCAGTCGCAGTCCAACCTTGAACTGGTGAGTGGTCAGTGCGTAGATCTTCAGAAGCAATTGGATGAGGTTCTGCAGAATCAAGGTGGGCACAAAGATCTGGCTAGCCAGATGGGAACTCTTCAGAAAGAGCTTGAGGACAGTAAAAAAGCTGCTGCGGAGGCAGAACTAGCTCGTGTAGCTGCTGTGCAGGCTCGTGATGTGGCTGATAATGCCTTAGCTGCTGCAACTTCTAAGTCCTTGG ATCTCCAAGCAAAGCTCAATACCTTAACTAACAAAGTTGATAACCTAGAGGGTGATCTGTTGAAACAACAGAACTTAACTACTCTTGCTGAGGGTCTTGCGTCTGCCAATGGTGTTCGCGTTAAGCAAGTTGAAGAGGAATTGACAAGGGTTAAGGAGCAAGCCCAGAAGGATGCCGTTGATGCTGCTCGTCATGTTAAAGAAAGAGATGCTTTCTTGAAGGCTTACTATGCTGAGGCTGCCCAGAAGCAGATCAACCATATTCTTGATGCTGCAGGGAAGCACCTTGGTGTCAAGATTCATTGCACCCCATGA